From a single Miscanthus floridulus cultivar M001 chromosome 8, ASM1932011v1, whole genome shotgun sequence genomic region:
- the LOC136473762 gene encoding NEDD8-conjugating enzyme Ubc12-like isoform X3 — protein sequence MINLFKIKDQKKGDAANTNGKPAAKKQSPGELRLHKDIAELNLPKTTKITFPNGKDDLMNFECTIKPDEGYYMGGNFVFTFQVPPAYPHEPPKVKCKTKVYHPNIDLDGNVCLNILREDWKPVLNINTIVYGLNLLFSQPNDEDPLNHDAAAVLRDDPKKFEKNVQRAMAGGYVGETHFPRCI from the exons ATGATAAACCTTTTTAAGATAAAGGATCAGAAGAAGGGTGATGCTGCGAATACAAATGGAAAGCCTGCTGCTAAGAAGCAAAGTCCAGGGGAGTTGCGTCTCCACAAAG ATATAGCTGAACTTAACCTTCCCAAGACAACTAAGATTACTTTTCCGAATGGCAAGGATGATCTGATGAACTTTGAGTGCACTATTAAGCCTGATGAAGGATACTACAT GGGTGGAAATTTTGTTTTTACCTTCCAAGTTCCTCCAGCTTACCCGCATGAACCTCCTAAAGTCAAGTGCAAGACTAAG GTTTACCATCCCAATATTGACTTGGATGGAAATGTCTGCCTGAACATTCTGCGTGAAGATTGGAAGCCAGTCCTGAACATCAACACCATTGTGTATGGTTTGAATCTTCTTTTCTCG CAACCTAATGACGAGGACCCCCTGAACCATGATGCAGCAGCTGTTCTCCGCGATGACCCGAAGAAGTTTGAGAAAAATGTTCAGAGGGCGATGGCTGGAGGCTACGTTGGTGAAACCCACTTCCCTCGGTGTATATAA
- the LOC136473762 gene encoding NEDD8-conjugating enzyme Ubc12-like isoform X1 produces the protein MDPPLLPELLRNQAMIVSAAPYRNRKMINLFKIKDQKKGDAANTNGKPAAKKQSPGELRLHKDIAELNLPKTTKITFPNGKDDLMNFECTIKPDEGYYMGGNFVFTFQVPPAYPHEPPKVKCKTKVYHPNIDLDGNVCLNILREDWKPVLNINTIVYGLNLLFSQPNDEDPLNHDAAAVLRDDPKKFEKNVQRAMAGGYVGETHFPRCI, from the exons ATGGATCCGCCCCTGCTGCCTGAGCTGCTTCGGAATCAGGCGATGATTGTTTCTGCAGCGCCATATAGAAATA GGAAAATGATAAACCTTTTTAAGATAAAGGATCAGAAGAAGGGTGATGCTGCGAATACAAATGGAAAGCCTGCTGCTAAGAAGCAAAGTCCAGGGGAGTTGCGTCTCCACAAAG ATATAGCTGAACTTAACCTTCCCAAGACAACTAAGATTACTTTTCCGAATGGCAAGGATGATCTGATGAACTTTGAGTGCACTATTAAGCCTGATGAAGGATACTACAT GGGTGGAAATTTTGTTTTTACCTTCCAAGTTCCTCCAGCTTACCCGCATGAACCTCCTAAAGTCAAGTGCAAGACTAAG GTTTACCATCCCAATATTGACTTGGATGGAAATGTCTGCCTGAACATTCTGCGTGAAGATTGGAAGCCAGTCCTGAACATCAACACCATTGTGTATGGTTTGAATCTTCTTTTCTCG CAACCTAATGACGAGGACCCCCTGAACCATGATGCAGCAGCTGTTCTCCGCGATGACCCGAAGAAGTTTGAGAAAAATGTTCAGAGGGCGATGGCTGGAGGCTACGTTGGTGAAACCCACTTCCCTCGGTGTATATAA
- the LOC136473762 gene encoding NEDD8-conjugating enzyme Ubc12-like isoform X2 — protein sequence MIVSAAPYRNRKMINLFKIKDQKKGDAANTNGKPAAKKQSPGELRLHKDIAELNLPKTTKITFPNGKDDLMNFECTIKPDEGYYMGGNFVFTFQVPPAYPHEPPKVKCKTKVYHPNIDLDGNVCLNILREDWKPVLNINTIVYGLNLLFSQPNDEDPLNHDAAAVLRDDPKKFEKNVQRAMAGGYVGETHFPRCI from the exons ATGATTGTTTCTGCAGCGCCATATAGAAATA GGAAAATGATAAACCTTTTTAAGATAAAGGATCAGAAGAAGGGTGATGCTGCGAATACAAATGGAAAGCCTGCTGCTAAGAAGCAAAGTCCAGGGGAGTTGCGTCTCCACAAAG ATATAGCTGAACTTAACCTTCCCAAGACAACTAAGATTACTTTTCCGAATGGCAAGGATGATCTGATGAACTTTGAGTGCACTATTAAGCCTGATGAAGGATACTACAT GGGTGGAAATTTTGTTTTTACCTTCCAAGTTCCTCCAGCTTACCCGCATGAACCTCCTAAAGTCAAGTGCAAGACTAAG GTTTACCATCCCAATATTGACTTGGATGGAAATGTCTGCCTGAACATTCTGCGTGAAGATTGGAAGCCAGTCCTGAACATCAACACCATTGTGTATGGTTTGAATCTTCTTTTCTCG CAACCTAATGACGAGGACCCCCTGAACCATGATGCAGCAGCTGTTCTCCGCGATGACCCGAAGAAGTTTGAGAAAAATGTTCAGAGGGCGATGGCTGGAGGCTACGTTGGTGAAACCCACTTCCCTCGGTGTATATAA